GCGGATATCGAGATCCCGATCGGCGAGGGCGTCTGTATGTTGGCGCCCAAGGTTGTCGGGCGCATGCTGCAGGCGCTCGACGTGCAGGCCGGCGAGCGGGTGCTGGAGATCGGTGCGGGGACGGGTTATGTGAGCGCCTGTCTGGATCGCCTCGGCGGGCGGGTGATCGGGGTCGAGATCGATGCGGATCTGGCCGAAGAAGCGCGCGCGCGATTGGCCGGCTTGGGCCTCGATTCGATCGAGATCCGCACGGGCGATGCGCTGAGCGAGCCTGTCGAGGGTGGACCGTTCGACGTGATTGCCGTGACCGGATCGATGCCAACCGAGGCTGCCTTGCCGCTCCTTCAAGGGCAACTGGCCCCGGGCGGGCGTTTGTTCTGCATCTTCGGGGTAGAGCCTGCGATGGAGGCTGTCTTGATCACCCGTATCGGCGAGCGCGATTTTCCCCGAGAAGGGCTGTTCGAGACCTCGACGCTTGCTTTGAAGAATGCCGTCGAGGCGAATGCCTTTGAGTTCTGAACAGCGCTGAACCGCGTTCGGTGTGTCATGCGGGGCTTTCGGCCGGGCTGGGTGTTGTCCGATTCAACGGGCGTTGCAGCAGACGCGGTTCAGGAGAGTGTGAAGCGACGATCGAATCAGTGATGGCGCGTGTCCTAGTGGCTGGGTGCCGGTGCCGCCTTCCGAGGGTTGGCGGGTCGAGCCTCGGAAACGCATGCCCGTCGGGCGTGGTTGAATACGGGGGTTGGTGATGCGTCGAATGGGGCCTGGAGAGGTTGCGCAGTTGTTGGCGGCGGAGGACGGCGAGCCGCCGGTTTTGCTCGATGTCCGCGAGCCGTGGGAGTTTCAGATCTGTCGGATCGAGGGATCCTTATCCATCCCGATGGGGCAGATCCCAGGGGCATTGGCGCGGTTGGATCCGAATCGAGAGATCGTCGTGATCTGTCATCACGGCATTCGCAGCTATCAGGTCGCGCGGTTCCTCGAGCAGCAGGGCTTTACGCGCATGGTCAATCTCGACGGCGGCGTTGCGGCCTGGGCGCGCGATCTGGATCCCGCGATGCCGGTCTACTGATCTGCAGCCGGTCTCTGGCTTCGTGCAGCTCGGACGGGATGCCGCTTTTTCCTTGATTCCCGTCGGGAAACTGACGCACACTCCTCTGCGCCACGGGCGTTTTCGGCCACGGGCGATCCAATAACAATATCGCGAGGACACGCCATGAGTACCCATCAAGCGCAGATGCCGCTCTGTCAGAGAGCCTTTTCTCAGCTCCTGATCATCGATGCCCAAGAACGTTTGGCGCATGCAATGCCTGCCGACGAGCTTGACTTGGTCGTCGGGAACATCAATCGGCTGGTGTCGGCCGCCAAGATCCTCGGCATCCCGGTCATCGCGACCCAGCACAACTCCAAAGGGCTCGGACCGGTCATGGCGAGCATCCGCGAAAACATGCCCGAGGGCGCGGATGCGACCGAGAAGACCGCCTTTTCCTGCTGCACCGCGCCCGGGTTCGAGCGCAACATCTCTGCCCATCCGGACCGGCGTCAGTTGATCGTCGTGGGCATGGAGGCACACATCTGTATCGTTCAGACCGTCTCCGGGCTCCAGCGTTGGGGGTATCAGGTGTTCGTTCCGGCCGATGCCATCATCTCGCGCAAATCCGTATTCAAACAGAACGTACTGGATCGCATGCGCCATGCCGGGACCCAAGTCGTCTGCACCGAGTCGGTCGGATTCGAATGGCTCGGCGACTCGACCGACGCCCAGTTCCGCGAGGTTTGGTCGCTGTTCAAGGCAGCGGATTGATGTGCCGGGGCGGACGCTGACGGGTCTTTCCATCGGCCCGAACGTCGCTCGCCCTTGGTTGATCCACGTTAAACCGCGCCCAGCGCGGTCTTTGATGTTTTTGGATGGGGTCGGCCTCGGCAGACTCGACGATTGTCGGAGCCGGCGCGGTTTAAAGTATTCAAAAATATTAAATTCTAAACCGCGTCTCACGGGGATCGAGGACATCTCCGAAGCCAAACGCAAAATGAAAACGACGCATTTCGCTCTGGACGCGGTTTAGCCTCGCGTCGACGGCAAGCGGGCCTCGATCAGGGCCATGAGCCGATCGAGTGCGCCGCGATTTGCCTCGACGACGCGTCGTCCGTTCTCGCCGATGCGCGCCCGCTCGGTGGCGTCGCTCAGCCAGGAGGTCATGAGTCGCGCCAGCGCTTCGGTGTCGTCGATCACCACCGCGCCTTCTTCAGCACACAGCAGCTGCGTGATGGCCGCGAAGTTGAAATGGTGAGGGCCGATGGCGACGGGAACGCCCGCCGCTGACGCCTCCAGGAGGTTGTGACCGCCGGTCGGCACCAGGCTGCCGCCGATGAAGGCTGCGTCGGCCGCGGCGAGAAAGATCGGGAGCTCTCCCATGGTGTCGCCGAGAAACACCGCCGTGCTTGGTGTGCAGGGCTCCTGTCGGCTGCGCCGGGTGAGTGCCATGCCCTGTCGCGTCACCGTTTCGGCAACGCGATCGAAGCGTTCCGGATGGCGCGGAACCAGCACCAGCAGGGCTTCGGGCAAGACCGTTCGAATGCGTTGATGCGCCGCGAGGACGGGTCCATCCTCCCCTTCATGCGTGCTGGCCGCGACCCACACCGGACGTTGGCTGCCCCACGCGCGCCGCATTGCCTCGGCCTGATCGAGCAGGCTCGCCGACTGTCGTAGGTCGAACTTGATGCTCCCTGTCACCTGGACCCGATCGGGATCGGCCCCCAGTGCGATGAATCGCCGGGCGTCCGGCTCGGCTTGGGCGGCGATCAGATCGAAGTCTTGCAGTGTCTCGCGCGTGAGGCGTGTGAACCGTCGATAGCCCTGAGCGGAGCGCTCCGAGAGCCGGGCGTTCGCCAGGATCACCGGGATGCCGCGTGTTGCGCAGGCATCCAGCGTGTTGGGCCAGATCTCTGTCTCCATGACGATCAGCAGCGCCGGGGTTGTTCGGTCCAGGAAGCGGTCGAGGATTCCCGGAAGATCGTAGGGGGTGTAGCGGTGCGCCACGCTGTCGCCGAGGCGTTCGCGCAGACGCTCGGCGCCTGTGGGTGTCGTGGTCGTCACCAGGACGGACAGCGGCGGGTCGTGCTCGAGCAGGCGCCGGATCAGGGGCTCCGCGGCCTGGACCTCGCCGACCGAGACGGCATGGATCCAGACCTGCGTTGCGGGCCCTGCGGGGCCGAGCGCGAGCCGCTCGCGCACCCGCCGCCGATACGCAGGGGACTTGAGGCTGCGCCAATAGAGGCGAAGGAGTGCGAGTGGCAGCAGGAGGCGCAGCAGGAGCGTGTAGAGAGGTCGGGTCATCGGCGAGGGGGTCGTCTCGGTGTGCGGTACGGAGCGGCGCGTCTGCACGGGTTCAGGTCTGCGGCGCGGCAGCCCGGATGTTGCTCAGGATCCGCGTGGTGGAGCGCCCGGGTAGCAGATCGAGGACGCGCACCTCGCCGCCGTTGGCGCGGACACAATCCGCTCCGGCGATCTCATCCGGTCGGTAGTCCCCGCCCTTGACCAGCAGGTCCGGTTTGACCCGGCAGATGAGTGCCTCGGGCGTGTCATCGGAGAAGGCGCAGACCCAGTCGACCGACGCCAGACCGGCGAGCACGGCCATGCGTTGCTCGACCCCGTTGATCGGTCGCTCCGGACCCTTCAGCCGGCTCACCGAGGCATCGTCGTTGACGGCGACGATCAGGCGATCGCCGAGCCGCTTGGCCTGCTGCAGATAGGCGACATGGCCCTCGTGCAGGATGTCGAAGCAGCCGTTGGTCATGATGATCCGCTCGCCGGCCGTGCGCGCCGCCTCGACCGCGTCGACCAATGCCTCCTGGTCCAGCACCGTATGCCATTCGCTGCCCCGATAGGCGTGCTCCAACTCGCGGGCGGCGACCGTCGCGGTGCCCAATTTGCCGACCGCGAGGCCGGCCGCACAGTTGGCCAGCGCGCAGGCCTCGTCGAGTGCGACGCCCGCGCCAAGTGCGGCGGCCAAGGTCGCGATCACGGTGTCGCCGGCACCGGTCACGTCGAAGACCTCGCGAGCCCGCGTCGGCAGGTGCAGTGCTTCGCTCTCCGGGCGCAGCAGCAGCATGCCGCGCTCGCCGAGCGTGATCAGCATGGCCGTCAGGTCGAGCTCGGCACGCAACCGCTGGCCCCGCTCGATCAGCGCGATGTCGTCGGCGCAGACACCGACGATCGCTTCCAGCTCGGCCCGGTTCGGGGTCAGGAGCGTGGCGCCGCGGTAGCCTGTGAAATCGAGTCCCTTGGGGTCTACGAGCACGGGTTTGCCGTCTGCCAGGGCCAGCGCGATGAGACGCTGCGGGTCGGCCAGCGTCCCTTTAGCGTAGTCCGAGAGCACCAGGAGGTCGCAGGCATCGAGCCCCTCGGAAACCAGTTCCGGCAGCGGGTCGTCGCCGAGCGGCGTCAAGGGCGCCTCGAAATCCAAGCGGATCAGTTGTTGATGCTGGCTCAAGACCCGCAGCTTGGTAATGGTGGGCACATCCGTGCGTCTGTGCAGTCGGGTGTGGATGGCGTGCGCATCGAGTCGTGCGGTCAGCACGTCGGCCGCTTCGTCGTCGCCCGTCACGCCCGTCAGGGTGACATGGCAGCCCAGCGCGGCCAGATTCAGCGCCACGTTCGCCGCACCGCCCGGGCGGTCTTCAACCCGCGCGACGTGGACCACCGGCACCGGGGCCTCGGGCGAGATCCGACGGGTCGCGCCGCTCCAATAGCGGTCGAGCATCAGGTCGCCGGCCACCAGAATACGGGCGCGGGAAAAATCCGGGAAAGAATGAGTCGAGGTCGGGGGCACGACGGGCTCCAGGCGAGAGGACGCGACGAGTCTAGCCGGAAGGCACGGAGTTTTCGAGGAGCGAGGAGCGAGGAGCGAGGAGCGAGGAGCGAGGAGCGAGGAGAGAGGAGAGAGGAGCGAGGAGCGAGGAGCGAGGAGCGAGGAGCGAGGAGCGAGGAGCAAGGAGAGAGGAGAGAGGAGCGAGGAGCGAGGAGAGAGGAGCGAGGAGCGAGGAGCGAGGAGCGAGGAGCGAGGAGCGAGGAGCGAGGAGCGAGGAGCGAGGAGCGAGGAGCGAGGAGCGAGGAGCGAGGAGAGAGGAGAGAGGAGAGAGGAGAGAGGAGAGAGGAGAGAGGAGAGAGGAGAGAGGAGAGAGGAGAGAGGAGAGAGGAGAGAGGAGAGAGGAGCGAGGAGAGAGGAGCGAGGAGAGAGGAGCGAGGAGAGAGGAGCGAGGAGAGAGGAGCGAGGAGCGAGGAGAGAGGAGCGAGGAGCGAGGAGCGAGGAGCGAGGAGCGAGGAGCGAGGAGCGAGGAGCGAGGAGCGAGGAGCGAGGAGAGAGGAGAGAGGAGAGAGGAGCGAGGAGCGAGGAGCGAGGAGCGAGGAGAGAGGAGCGAGGAGAGAGGAGAGAGGAGAGAGGAGAGAGGAGAGAGGAGAGAGGAGAGAGGAGAGAGGAGAGAGGAGAGAGGAGAGAGGAGAGAGGAGAGAGGAGAGAGGAGGCCGCGAGGTCTTCCCCTCGAGACTCACCACTCACCACTCACCACTCACCACTCTCTCCTCACTCCTCTCTCCTCCTTTTAGGTTTATGCTTTCACGCGTTCAACAGGATTGCGTTGGAGGGTCATCGTTATGGGACAAGCCGCACTCAAACAAGAGGTCGACACGCTGCGGGAATACATGAAGGAGCTGAGCTACCAGGCGATGCGCACGGAGATGTCGCTTGCCCGCCTGTCCGAGGAGATGCTCGCGTTCAAAGACGAAAACAGACGGGAACGTCAGCGTATGAACAAGCAATGGGGCGATCTCGCCAATCGCCTCGGCACGCTGGTCGAGGACATCGTGGCGCCCAATCTTCCGCGGGTGGCGGCCGAGCTGTTCTCTTGTCCCGTGGCGGATCTGTTCGGGGTCCGCGTCGTGCGCCGCTTCGGCAGTGAGACCCGCGAGTACGATGCGCTTCTGGTCTGCCCCGACGTGGTCTTGGTCAACGAGACCAAGTCACGCCTGACGGATGCGCATGTCGAGGGGATTCTCGAACGGCTTGCCGAGATCCCCCGCGTCTTTCCGGAGTACGCCGATCGTCGCGCCGTCGGCATCCTGGCGAGTCTCTATCCGGACGCGAGTGTCGTGCGTCGTGCCACGGGCCGCGGCGTCTTGGTGATGGGGATGGGCGAGGAGACCATGCAGGTCATGAACCCGGAGGCTCTTGAGTCCGGCGGTTGAGGCGGCTTGGTAACGGTTCAGAAACAACTTAGCCGTTGCGGATCATTCTCCCCCTCTCCCCAACCCCTCTCCCGCGAGGGGAGAGGGGCTAAGATGGATCACTTGTCTTGAACGGTTGATTGGGAACCGGTCCTGCCTCGATCAGCGATCGCTCGTCCGCTCGAAGACGATGTGTCCATCCAGCACCGTGGCCATGACGCGCCCGTGCATCTGCTTGTGTAGAAAGGGGCTGTTTTCGCCGTGACTTAGGAGTGTCTCCGGCGTCGGTATCCAGCAATCATTCGGATCGAAGAGACAGACATCCGCGGTCGCCCCGGGCGAGAGATGTCCCAGGTCCAGACCCAAGATTTCGGCGGGACCGACAGTGAGTCGGGCGACAACGCCCGGCAGATCGAGTACGCCTTCCGTCACCAGCCGCAGCGCGAGCGGCAGCAAGGTCTCGAGCCCCGAGATGCCCGGTGCGGTCTCGGGGAAGGGGAGCAGCTTGGCATCGGCATCGTGCGGCTGGTGGTCCGAGCAGATGGCGCCGATCTCCCCGGCCGCCAGCGCATGACGCAGGGCATCGCGGTCCGCTCGGGTGCGCAGCGGCGGTACCAGATGACAGTTGGCGTCGAAGCCGTCCAGATCCTCTTCGGTGAGAAAGAGTTGGTGGATGGCGACGTCACCGCTCGCCTGCACCCCTCGGCCGCGTGCCGCAGCCAGCATGACGGTCGCCCGTGCGGTTGAGAGACCACGGAAATGGATGCGTGCGCCGGTCTGGCCGGCCAATGCGAGGTCGCGGGCGACGGCGACCGTCTCGGCGGCCTCCGGGATGCCGGGAAGCCCTAGCCGGGCGCTCACGCGGCCTTCGTGAGCACAGCCGCCGCTGGTCAGGTCCGGGTCTTGCGGATGCAGAAAGAGCGTCAGTCCGAAGGTCGCGGCATACTCCATCGCACGTCGCTGCACCTGGGCGCTGCGAATCGGCCGATCGGCCTGGCTCAACACCGGGCAGCCGGCGAGCTTGAGCGCGGCCATCTCGGTGATCTGTTTGCCGTCGAGGTCTCGGGTCATGGCGCCGGCCGGCACGACACGCGCGAAGCCGTGTCGCTGCGCGGTCTGCCGAATCAATTGCGCGACGGCCGGGGTATCGATGACGGGGGAGGTGTCGGGCGGGCAACAGAGCGTCGTGATCCCGGCCGCCGCCGCCGCCCGAGTCTCGCTCGCGATCGTCGCCTTCTGCTCGAGACCGGGCTCGCGCAGCCGGGCGCTGAGGTCTACGAAACCCGGGCAGACGATCAGTCCTCGCGCATCGATAACGCGCTCCGGTTCAAATCCTAGCGGCGCCTCGCCGATCGCGAGCACGCGCCCGTCGGCAAGGTGCACGTCGACCTCTCGGTCGAGCCGGTTGGCCGGGTCGATCAGGCGCCCGCCGCGAATACTGATTCGGCCGACCTCAGCCATTGGGCTCACCATCCGTCTTGCCGTCCGCCTGCATGGCGATGTTTTGAGTGCCGATGCACATGGACATGACCGCCATGCGGATCGCGATCCCGTTGGTGACCTGCTCGAGGATCACGGAGCGGGGTCCATCGGCGACCTGTGACTCGATCTCGACCCCGCGATTGATGGGCCCGGGATGCATCACGATGGCCTCGGGATGGGCCACGCCGAGGCGCTCTTCGGTGAGGCCGTAGAGCTGGAAGTACTCATGCTCGCTCGGCAGGAGCGCGTTGGTCATGCGCTCGCGTTGCAGGCGCAGCATGATGATGACGTCGACATCGCGGATCCCCTCGCGCAGCTCGTGGAAAACCCGCACCCCGAGCGCCTCCTCGGCGAATGCCGGAATCAGGGTGCGCGGGCCGATCACGCGCACCTCGGCCGCCCCCAAGGTATTGAGTGCGAGGATCTGTGAGCGCGCGACACGCGAGTGCAGGATATCGCCGACGATGGCCACCCGAAGTTTCGCAAAATCCCCCTTGTGGCGGCGGATGGTGAACATGTCCAACATCCCCTGAGTGGGGTGGGAATAGCGCCCGTCCCCGGCATTGATGACGCTCACGTGCGGTGCCGCATGGGCGGCGATGAAATGGGCCGCACCGCTCGAGGCGTGGCGCACCACGAACATGTCAACCTGCATCGCCTCGAGGTTGCGCAGCGTATCGAGCAGGGTCTCGCCTTTGGCGGTGGCCGAGGTGGAGATGTTGAGGTTGAGCACGTCCGCGGAGAGCCGTTTTGCGGCCAGCTCGAAGGTGGTGCGGGTGCGGGTGCTGGTCTCGAAGAAGAGATTCGCGACGACCTTGCCGCGGCACAGCGGGACCTTCTTGACCGCCTGTTGCGTCACCCCGAGAAAGCCTTCGGCACGGTCCAGGATCTCGACCAAGAGCGCTCGGCTCAGCCCTTCGATCGTCAGAAAGTGTTTGAGGTTGCCCTGGCCGTCGAGCTGCTGGTGGCCTGTCTTCATCGACGGGCCTCGTCCTTGGCGCTTGCAGCAGGAGGGGCGGCCGAGGTCTTGTCGGTCTTGGCCGACGATGTCTTCGCGCTCTGCCCGCGCAGGAGAACGAGCGGGTGCGGACCGCTGAGCTTGATCTGTTCGCCCGGCTCGAGCTTGGCATGCAGGCCGACGACATTCGGCTCGATCGGCAGCTCGCGCCCGTCGCGCTCGGAGAGCGTGACCAGGATGACCGAGGCCGGCCGGCCGTAGTCGAACAGGACATTCAGGGCGGCGCGAATGGTGCGACCGCTTTGCAGGACATCGTCCACCAGGATCAGATGGCGATCGTCGATCCCGACCGGCAGATACGAGGGGCGCACCTGCGGATGCATCCCGATGCGGGTAAAGTCGTCGCGGTAGAAGGAGATGTCCAGATGGCCAAGCGGCTCGGTCAGCTCCAACACCTCGTGCAGCCGATCCGCAACCCAGACCCCGCCGGTGTGGATGCCGATCATCAGCGGGGCTTGGATTGCGCGCTCGGCGATGAGAGAGCGCAGCTCATCGGCCATCCGGCCGATGATGCCGTCGATCTCGGCGCTGTCCTTCCAGATCTCGGAATTGATCACTGACGAATGCTCTGGGTTGGGTGCTTGATGGTCAGGATGCTCAAGTGGTGAGTAGCCGGTGAGTCGAGGCGTAGGATGGGTAGAGCGTCAGCGAAACCCATCCTCCAAACCGCAGTGTTCTCCGGTTTCGGTCCGATGCCTTTGGCGCGGGCTGGATGGGTTTCGCTTCGCTCTACCCATCCTACGTGTTTCTACTCGACCCAGCGTCATGCTCGCACAGCCAGGTTTCCAGGATCAGGGCGGCGGCAACGGCATCGACCGCATCCCGGTCCGCGGAGCGTCCGCGCGGGGTCTGTGCGAGCTGCCGTCGCGCCTCGATCGAGGTCAAGCGCTCGTCGATGAGATGCACCGCGAGCCGGAAACGTCCTTCGAGCTGGCGCCCGAACCGATGGACCTGAGCGGACCAATCGACCTCCTTGTCGTCCATGGTAAAGGGCAGCCCCAAGACGAATGCCTCGGGTTGCCACTCGCGCACCAAGGCAGCGATACCGTCCCAATCCGGCTTGTCGTTGCGGCTGCGCAGCGTCGCGAGGGGCGTGGCCGAGCCTGTGATGGTCTGGCCGACCGCGATACCGATCTTGCGCGGACCGAAGTCGAAGCCCAGTAGGGTGGTCATGCGGTGCTCGAACGTGCTCGATCCGATGGGTGGCCGTCCGGACCCGATCTACGCGTGCCCGGCTTCGCCGCTGAGCAGGTTGAGGTCGACCCCCAGCAGTTGTGCCGCGGCGAGCCAGCGGGCACTCGGATCCATCCGAAAGATGATCTCGTGACTGGCCGGACCGCTCAGCCAGGCGTTGGCACTCATCTCCTGCTCCAACTGACCGCTGCCCCAGCCGGCATAACCCAAGGCGACCAGGGTCTGCTCCGGACCTTCGCCCGAAGCGATGGCCTCGAGGACGTCGCGCGACGTGGTGACGCTGATATCCGATGTGATGCTCAGGGTCGAGTCGAAGGTCGGCCCGGAGGTGTGCAGCACGAAACCCCGGTCGGTCTGGACAGGTCCACCCTGGTAGACCGGGATCTGCTCCACGCTCGGGCGCAACGCGACGATCTCGAGCTGGTCCAGAAGCTCCCCGAGCCGGACATCGAGCGGGCGGTTGATCACGATGCCCATGGCGCCCTGATCGGTGTGCTCGCAGACATAGGTCACCGTTCGCGAGAAATTCGGATCCTGAAGACCCGGCATCGCGATCAGGAAATGGTTGGTGAGCGAGGTGCTGAACGACATAGCATTAGTATCCCGGTCAGGGAGATCTCAAGCAAGCCCAAGCGTGTGCTTGCGGCAACCGGATCTCCGGGGTAGGGTTGCGCAACAATCCGTGTTTATCGGCTCGGGAGTCCGCGGGTTCCAAGAAACATCGGCGCTCTCCTGCGAGCCTGCACGCATCGAGCCGGTGCGTCGATGGGGAGTTAAACCGCGTCCAGAGCGAAATGCGTCATTTTCATTGTGTGTTTCGCGCCGGAGACTTCCTTGATCTTGGCGAGACGCGGTTTAAATTTAATTTTTTTCAATAGTTTAAGTCGCGTCAGCTCCGGCGGTCGTCGGGGCCGGCGCGGTCAAGCCGATCCAACACACTACGCATACCGCACCGAGCGCGGTTTAAGCCCCGAGGAGGTTCGGTTCATGGCCTTAGCCAAAGAAGATATCGCCTTCATCAAGGAGCATCTCGGCGAGTGGCTCGTCGAGGTCTCGCTCGGCAAGCCGCCCGCGGTGTATGAGATCGAGCTGCGCGAGCGCATGGTGAGGGTTGAGGAAGAGCTCAAGCATCAGCGCGAGCTGATGCGCCAGGGGTTCGAGCAGGTCGAAAGACGCTTTGAACAGGCCGACAAGCGCTTCGAGCAAATCGATAAACGCTTTGAGCAAGTCGAGCGACGTTTCGAGCAGGTCGACCGTCGATTCGACGAGATGATCAAGCGCAATGACCGCCATTTTCTGTGGTTGATCGGCTTCATCACCACCATTGCCGCCCTGATCATCGCCGCAGGCAAGCTGCTGTAATACTGCAGGTGCATAGGGCATCGAGATCTATCCGCCTCGCGATCGATTGAAATGCGGTATTTTCTGCGTCCCTGAAGTTGAAATTCGGGCACGCGTCGGCTAGGCTTCGCGGCAAGTGTGCAACGTTGCGCGTTTGCGACATCCGCGTTTGACGACGCGACTGTTTGCCGCCGGGGTTGCTGTCGCAGACGAATCGTTGTTAGCGGACCGTTGGCTTGGATGTGGGGTCTGCTTGGGTGTCCAGATCGGTTGATTAAAGAAATTCAGGCTCGGGGTGGCCCGGGTTAAGTTGCGATAGTCGATATTCCGGGCGATTCCGGGGATTCGCGTCGGATCCAGTCCATAAAGACGCTGTTTTTTGACCGCTTTCGTGCGGATATCTCGGTAGCGTCACGCGCTCGTCAACATTAAACAGGGAGTCATTGCTCATGCGAACTCGTTTGGCCCTTCCTTTGACCGGACTGCTGTTAGCGCCGTCATTTTTCTTACCCGGCGTGGCGCTGTCTGCCGACTGCGCCGTTGGTGTCGCCGCAGCCGGATCCTGTACGGTTCCTGCCAATGTGTTTGAGGTTACGGTCGATGCCTGGGGCGGTGGCGGTGCCGGCGGGGGCTCGGGTAACGCCCCAACTCTTCAGGCAAGAGGCGGCGGCGGCGGCGGCGGTGGCGGTTATGCGCAGTCTGTAATTGCTGTCACGCCCGGTGAGACCTTGAACGTCATCGTCGGGGCCGGCGGGGCAGGGTCCCTTGCGGCGAACGGTGGGAACGGCGGTGACTCGACGATTGAGGGTTACGAGGGTGAGATCCTGGCTAAAGGGGGGGCCGGTGGTACCCGCAACGTCAGTGGGGGTCCAACACCGGTAGCAGGTGGCGCCGGTGGATCAGCAAACATCGGTGACTCCACTGCGCCCGGGGTGAATGGAGCAGTGGGTGCGACCGGTACAGGCATCAGCTCGGGCAGCGGCGGTAAAGGCGGCGATGCCACCGGCGGGGCAGGCGGGGCCGCGATTACCAACCTCGGTGGAACCGCCAACGGCAATGCAGGCAGCGCGCCCGGCGGCGCGGGCGGCGGATCCCGCACTTCCCAAAGCGAGGGTACCCGAACGGGCGGCGCGGGCGCCGCTGGTCGGGTCACCTTGACCTTCACGGTCTCCGAGCCCGACCAGGCACTCTCCGGCATCACCGTCGACGGCGGGCAGGACCCGGTCAATGTGCCTGCCGACGGCACATCCTCGGCGACGATTGCGGTCACTGTTGTGGACGGGGACGAGAATCCGCTCTCCGGCTCGGTTGTCCTGAGCGCGGACAGCGCGACCACCGTGATTACCCCGCTCGTTGCTACGAAAACAATCGGGCTATTCACGCCCGCGCCCGGCACCTCCGCGACGGCCTCCTTGATCAACGGTGTTGCGACCTTCAGCGTCACCAACACGGTCGTCGAAAGCGTCACCTACAGCGCGGTCGCCTATACCGACCCCGATCTCCCGCCGGCGAATGGGTTCGCACCGGCGGCCATTGTCGCGATTGAAGGCGATGTGGTTGTGACCTTCGACGCTCTGCCTCCGCCCGTCGGAACCGCCATCCCGACCATGAGCGCCTACGGCCTCTTGGCGATGACCGGTCTGCTCGGCCTGCTTGCGGGTTGGCATCAACGGCGTCGGCGCGGCTGATCCTCTCCGTCCGTAGACACGCCGCCGGTTCCGCAAGGGGCCGGCGGTTTTTTTGGCCTGGTCTCGGGCGGTCATCTCGATCCCCGGCGCCTTAAACCGCGCCCCACGCGGTATGCGATGTTTTTGGATGGGATCGGCCCAGGCGGAGTTGACGACCGCTGGAGCCGGCGCGGTTTAAGCGATCAAAAAAGAGACGATGTTAAACCGCGTCCCCGCTAAGGGCGGTGGATGCACCAAACGCCGAGCTCACTCGAAAACGAGCATCTCGCTCTGGACGCGGTTTAGCGGCTGCCGCTGCTTACTGCTCCCACCCCAACCCCCCGCCGCGCAAAAACTGCCAGGTCCGCACGATATCCAGCACGTCCGTCTCCGCGGCGATGTCGGGCGGGAAGGGGGAG
The sequence above is drawn from the Thiocapsa rosea genome and encodes:
- the ruvX gene encoding Holliday junction resolvase RuvX gives rise to the protein MTTLLGFDFGPRKIGIAVGQTITGSATPLATLRSRNDKPDWDGIAALVREWQPEAFVLGLPFTMDDKEVDWSAQVHRFGRQLEGRFRLAVHLIDERLTSIEARRQLAQTPRGRSADRDAVDAVAAALILETWLCEHDAGSSRNT
- the pyrR gene encoding bifunctional pyr operon transcriptional regulator/uracil phosphoribosyltransferase PyrR — its product is MINSEIWKDSAEIDGIIGRMADELRSLIAERAIQAPLMIGIHTGGVWVADRLHEVLELTEPLGHLDISFYRDDFTRIGMHPQVRPSYLPVGIDDRHLILVDDVLQSGRTIRAALNVLFDYGRPASVILVTLSERDGRELPIEPNVVGLHAKLEPGEQIKLSGPHPLVLLRGQSAKTSSAKTDKTSAAPPAASAKDEARR
- a CDS encoding IPTL-CTERM sorting domain-containing protein; translated protein: MGATGTGISSGSGGKGGDATGGAGGAAITNLGGTANGNAGSAPGGAGGGSRTSQSEGTRTGGAGAAGRVTLTFTVSEPDQALSGITVDGGQDPVNVPADGTSSATIAVTVVDGDENPLSGSVVLSADSATTVITPLVATKTIGLFTPAPGTSATASLINGVATFSVTNTVVESVTYSAVAYTDPDLPPANGFAPAAIVAIEGDVVVTFDALPPPVGTAIPTMSAYGLLAMTGLLGLLAGWHQRRRRG
- a CDS encoding YqgE/AlgH family protein, whose product is MSFSTSLTNHFLIAMPGLQDPNFSRTVTYVCEHTDQGAMGIVINRPLDVRLGELLDQLEIVALRPSVEQIPVYQGGPVQTDRGFVLHTSGPTFDSTLSITSDISVTTSRDVLEAIASGEGPEQTLVALGYAGWGSGQLEQEMSANAWLSGPASHEIIFRMDPSARWLAAAQLLGVDLNLLSGEAGHA